A window of Sphingobacterium sp. SRCM116780 contains these coding sequences:
- a CDS encoding SusC/RagA family TonB-linked outer membrane protein, with the protein MGKINYLKQKSWSRLYCQLAFLTPVSFIFLNPAVAHPLYNAKNKVIVFADRQAQQTISGKITDAEGKAISGVTVKEKGGKNSTSTDADGKYILHVTSPNSILVISSIGYITQELSASNASTITLRATEDMLDEVVVVGYGNQKKTNLTSAVSQIDAKTLQNRPAPTVVNMLQGAAPGLVISRQSGRPGAQGLDIQVRGATSANGSVSPLIVIDGVISSEGTFTALNPNDIESISVLKDGGATAIYGAQSAGGVLLVTTKKGEKGKSRISLISNMAWQRPANIPERMSLIDEMKYVNVARANAGIAPEYNDEDLNYAVNGPTFVLGSNGQWRTYNQESLIDQVVKKTYNLYNHNLQFSGGSDNITYLASLGNMTQQGMFKVGEDHFERWNARINLSAQVNKYLKLDFGSTFINQATDNPQDGGYGIDGGGNGILRQFFSSRMRFPIYNEDGTYYRSGTSSAFGYALLKDGGFNRDRSNTYFNTATATINNFVKGLSAKLMYSREDITNQNRNFRRTVTYYSGPTLNTASQLNNPNNYSITDYKTLSQNYQAIVDYDFKLASDHNFHVMGGYQFYSYDYQYITASTKNLYVNDNPSLNFTSDPVNKSNNQYAAREKMQSYFGRFNYNYKEKYLFEATVRSDESSRLSAGDRVKVFPSFSAGWNMSKETWFDGISNVVNELKPRISWGKVGSKQGIGYYDYIAQLLTKTDVVLGDARQTYLYQDMLLAKGLSWETVETQNFGLDFSLLNRKLKGSFDYYNKYNKNMLVEVSLPETLGIRVPKSNEGKLKTWGWEAALAYNDKIGTDFTYGVSFNLADNQNRLVKYGGANDIVYSGVNDKVEGYALNSIWAYKTDGYFQNEDDLKNAPSYAKLLNKTGVPGLGDIRYIDTDGDGVISAGENRIGNKGDLVYLGDINPRYQYGFNVNLGYKNFDFSMFIQGIGKRKFKPSNELIQPQLYSYYLPVSFHADYWTPENPNAAFPRPYLEGNQNFQNSDKWFLNGAYARLKNIQIGYSLTKEKMPKLPFSRLRLYASGEDLLTFSNMGVFKGVIDPEMKTTDKYDSTRTISNPYPFTTSISFGLNIDF; encoded by the coding sequence ATGGGTAAAATCAATTACTTGAAACAAAAGAGCTGGTCACGATTATACTGTCAGCTAGCATTTTTAACTCCCGTTTCCTTTATTTTTCTAAATCCAGCAGTTGCTCATCCGCTGTATAATGCTAAAAATAAGGTTATTGTGTTCGCGGATAGGCAAGCGCAACAAACCATTTCTGGTAAAATTACAGATGCAGAAGGCAAGGCAATAAGTGGAGTGACGGTAAAAGAAAAAGGAGGAAAAAATTCTACCTCAACAGATGCAGATGGAAAATATATCCTCCATGTAACATCCCCAAATTCAATTTTGGTGATTAGTTCGATTGGCTATATCACGCAGGAATTATCCGCTTCCAACGCGAGCACAATTACGCTGAGAGCGACCGAAGACATGTTGGATGAAGTTGTTGTCGTGGGATATGGTAACCAAAAGAAGACCAATCTGACCAGTGCCGTCTCACAGATTGATGCAAAAACATTACAGAATCGACCTGCTCCAACAGTTGTCAATATGTTACAAGGTGCAGCTCCTGGATTGGTTATTTCTAGACAGTCAGGTAGACCTGGTGCACAGGGGTTAGATATTCAGGTACGTGGTGCTACTTCTGCTAATGGTAGTGTATCCCCTTTGATTGTAATCGATGGAGTGATTAGTTCAGAAGGTACTTTCACCGCATTAAACCCAAATGATATCGAGAGTATTAGCGTGCTGAAAGATGGTGGCGCAACGGCAATCTATGGAGCACAGTCTGCAGGTGGTGTATTATTGGTAACGACTAAAAAAGGTGAAAAAGGAAAATCTCGGATCTCCCTGATAAGTAATATGGCTTGGCAACGACCCGCGAATATACCTGAAAGAATGTCCTTGATTGATGAGATGAAGTACGTGAATGTCGCTCGGGCAAATGCAGGAATTGCACCTGAATACAACGATGAAGATCTAAATTATGCTGTCAATGGACCAACATTCGTATTGGGTTCCAATGGACAATGGAGAACGTACAATCAAGAGAGCCTAATCGATCAGGTGGTAAAGAAAACATATAACCTGTATAATCATAATCTGCAATTTTCTGGAGGTAGCGATAACATCACCTACTTGGCATCCTTAGGAAATATGACACAGCAAGGAATGTTCAAGGTAGGAGAAGATCATTTTGAACGTTGGAATGCGCGTATAAACTTATCTGCTCAAGTTAATAAATACCTAAAATTAGATTTTGGTAGTACTTTTATTAATCAAGCGACGGACAATCCACAAGATGGAGGTTATGGAATAGATGGAGGAGGTAACGGGATTTTGAGACAGTTTTTCTCATCCCGTATGCGCTTTCCAATCTACAATGAAGATGGGACGTATTACAGAAGCGGAACTTCTTCTGCCTTTGGTTATGCTTTATTAAAAGATGGTGGATTTAATCGTGATCGTAGCAATACGTATTTTAATACAGCAACAGCAACGATTAACAACTTTGTGAAAGGATTGAGTGCGAAATTGATGTATAGTCGTGAAGATATTACCAATCAAAATAGAAACTTTAGAAGAACGGTGACGTATTATTCTGGTCCGACTCTTAATACAGCCAGTCAGTTGAATAATCCAAATAACTATTCGATCACAGATTATAAAACACTATCTCAAAATTATCAAGCGATAGTAGATTATGATTTTAAGCTTGCTTCAGATCATAACTTTCATGTCATGGGGGGATATCAGTTTTATTCCTACGATTATCAGTATATCACAGCGAGTACGAAAAATCTCTATGTGAATGATAACCCAAGTTTGAATTTTACTTCAGATCCGGTTAATAAATCCAACAATCAATATGCAGCTAGAGAAAAAATGCAGTCTTATTTTGGACGTTTTAATTACAATTACAAAGAAAAATATCTTTTTGAAGCAACAGTACGAAGTGATGAGAGTTCCCGTTTATCTGCAGGTGATCGTGTAAAAGTTTTCCCTTCATTTTCTGCTGGTTGGAACATGTCAAAAGAAACTTGGTTTGATGGTATTTCGAATGTGGTCAATGAATTGAAACCACGCATTTCTTGGGGTAAAGTGGGATCCAAACAAGGAATCGGCTACTATGATTATATTGCGCAATTGCTGACAAAAACAGATGTCGTTTTAGGAGACGCAAGACAGACATATCTCTATCAAGATATGTTACTTGCCAAAGGATTGTCTTGGGAAACTGTTGAAACTCAAAATTTTGGATTAGATTTTAGTTTGTTAAACCGCAAATTAAAAGGATCATTCGACTATTACAACAAGTATAATAAAAATATGTTGGTTGAAGTGAGTTTACCTGAGACACTTGGTATCCGAGTTCCAAAATCCAATGAAGGAAAGTTGAAAACTTGGGGATGGGAAGCTGCTTTGGCCTACAATGATAAAATTGGAACAGATTTTACATACGGAGTATCCTTTAATTTAGCTGACAATCAAAATAGACTTGTTAAGTATGGGGGAGCGAATGATATTGTTTACTCCGGGGTAAATGATAAAGTTGAGGGATATGCTTTAAATTCGATTTGGGCTTATAAAACAGATGGTTACTTTCAAAATGAAGACGATTTGAAAAATGCACCTAGTTATGCTAAACTGTTAAACAAAACCGGAGTACCAGGATTAGGCGATATTCGTTATATAGATACAGATGGTGATGGTGTGATTAGTGCGGGAGAAAACAGGATAGGTAATAAGGGAGATCTTGTATATTTGGGAGATATCAATCCGAGATATCAATATGGTTTCAATGTCAATTTAGGTTACAAGAATTTTGATTTTAGCATGTTTATCCAAGGAATTGGAAAACGTAAATTTAAACCAAGCAATGAATTGATTCAACCACAGTTATATTCATATTATCTTCCGGTAAGTTTTCATGCAGATTATTGGACTCCAGAGAATCCTAATGCCGCGTTTCCAAGGCCTTATTTGGAGGGAAATCAAAATTTTCAAAATTCAGACAAATGGTTCTTGAACGGAGCATATGCACGATTGAAAAATATTCAGATTGGTTACTCTTTAACAAAAGAGAAGATGCCAAAACTACCATTTTCTAGGTTAAGATTATATGCTTCAGGTGAAGATTTGCTAACCTTTTCTAATATGGGTGTATTCAAAGGTGTCATCGACCCCGAAATGAAAACAACGGATAAGTATGATAGTACCAGAACAATCTCAAATCCATATCCATTTACGACCTCTATTTCATTTGGTTTAAATATTGATTTTTAA